A single region of the Silene latifolia isolate original U9 population chromosome 8, ASM4854445v1, whole genome shotgun sequence genome encodes:
- the LOC141594882 gene encoding uncharacterized protein LOC141594882 — MGYLKAPGPDGFQALFYQKQWSIIQHHVYDMVLKALEGKDFPEGLNDTHIVLIPKVSGPEHMSQFRPISLCNVAYKIVSKTIANRIKKVLPWLISENQSAFVPGRQITDNIVIFQEAIQTMRKKRGKTGYMAIRIDLEKVYNRLKWSFIEETMKDMQFPGLMIDTVMKCVTTPSMQILWNGETTEKFKPTKGVRQGDPLSSYLFVMCLEKLQQAIDVRVRGKDWIPLPMCKNGPRISNLFFADNMVLFAEARADQAIVIKYVLDNFCQASGEKVSMGGNEEHRKVHLLSWDAVQRPKSTGGLGIRSSRQSNADFLTILGWRVLTEPRALWARVIRAKYCNGKCDVDMFQTKPNMSNFWAGITSQAKIINSGSTVAVGNGRKTLFWDHSWVDAGYLSDRVITPVPKSILGATVADMWSESNGWKWEVFSNYLSRNDLLKIATYYLSPEPYLEDSLYWNASSSGKFTIKSALTLIKTADISPETEPIAWHVIWKLLVQQRVHGASKGNPGPAGCRGIIRDESGNFLSAFNFSCGICTSMRAEMRALAVGLEQARALGIRKLLIHMDNRTCVSFIHEEQLLSKSLCLIVQQCINLIKLEGWVVKVDHVFREANRAAD, encoded by the exons ATGGGTTATCTCAAAGCACCTGGCCCCGATGGTTTTCAAGCTCTCTTTTATCAAAAACAATGGTCCATAATTCAACATCATGTTTATGACATGGTTTTGAAGGCTTTGGAAGGCAAGGATTTCCCGGAAGGTTTAAATGATACCCATATCGTTTTAATCCCAAAGGTTAGCGGCCCCGAACATATGTCACAATTTCGCCCCATAAGTCTATGTAATGTAGCATACAAGATCGTTAGCAAAACCATCGCTAATCGCATTAAAAAGGTTCTTCCATGGCTTATTTCCGAAAATCAAAGTGCATTCGTACCGGGTCGACAAATAACGGATAATATAGTGATCTTTCAAGAAGCAATACAAACAATGCGAAAGAAGAGAGGAAAAACCGGGTATATGGCAATCAGAATTGATTTGGAAAAGGTATACAATCGTCTCAAATGGAGTTTTATCGAAGAAACAATGAAGGATATGCAATTTCCGGGCTTAATGATAGACACCGTGATGAAATGTGTAACGACACCGTCTATGCAAATTCTATGGAATGGGGAGACAACTGAGAAATTCAAGCCTACAAAAGGAGTCCGTCAAGGTGACCCGCTATCTTCTTATTTATTTGTCATGTGCCTTGAGAAGTTACAGCAGGCTATCGATGTTAGAGTACGAGGCAAGGACTGGATACCGTTACCAATGTGTAAGAATGGGCCTAGAATTTCTAATCTTTTCTTTGCAGACAATATGGTCCTCTTTGCGGAAGCAAGAGCTGATCAAGCAATAGTTATTAAATATGTGTTGGACAATTTTTGTCAAGCCTCGGGAGAAAAA GTTTCTATGGGAGGAAATGAAGAGCATAGAAAGGTTCATCTTTTATCATGGGATGCAGTACAGAGACCGAAGTCTACAGGCGGTCTCGGTATTCGGTCATCTCGACAATCAAACGCGGATTTCCTTACTATATTGGGTTGGAGGGTTCTTACTGAACCTCGAGCATTATGGGCTAGGGTCATTCGAGCAAAGTACTGTAATGGGAAGTGCGATGTCGATATGtttcaaaccaaaccaaatatgTCTAATTTTTGGGCCGGTATCACATCACAAGCAAAAATTATAAATAGCGGGAGCACGGTAGCAGTCGGGAATGGAAGGAAAACGCTATTCTGGGACCATTCGTGGGTAGATGCGGGGTATTTATCTGATCGTGTAATAACACCAGTACCCAAATCTATCCTAGGGGCAACCGTGGCAGACATGTGGAGCGAGAGTAATGGCTGGAAATGGGAAGTCTTCTCTAATTATTTATCTCGTAATGACCTTCTCAAGATTGCAACTTATTATCTATCGCCAGAACCGTATTTGGAGGACTCGCTCTACTGGAATGCATCATCTAGCGGAAAATTTACAATTAAATCTGCTCTAACTCTCATCAAAACTGCCGACATCAGTCCAGAGACAGAGCCTATAGCATGGCATGTCATTTGGAAATTACTGGTCCAACAAAGAGTTC ACGGAGCATCAAAGGGAAACCCAGGTCCTGCTGGCTGCAGGGGTATTATACGTGATGAGTCGGGTAATTTTCTTAGCGCTTTCAACTTTTCGTGTGGCATTTGTACCTCCATGAGGGCGGAAATGCGCGCCCTAGCTGTGGGTTTGGAGCAAGCTCGAGCCTTGGGAATTCGCAAATTGTTAATTCATATGGATAATAGGACCTGTGTTAGTTTTATTCATGAAGAACAGCTCTTGAGTAAAAGTTTGTGCCTCATTGTTCAACAATGCATCAATCTTATCAAGCTAGAAGGTTGGGTGGTTAAGGTGGATCATGTTTTCCGAGAAGCTAATAGAGCGGCTGACTGA